A part of Prolixibacteraceae bacterium genomic DNA contains:
- a CDS encoding arylsulfatase — MKRFLLIYLVFCCFYSMGKKNNKRPNVIIVITDDQGKNDLGCEGNSYIQTPNLDRFYDNAIRLDNFHVSTTCAPSRGALMTGRHTNRLNVFHTIGGRSLLFEDEITMGQVFASNGYTTGMFGKWHLGDNYPFRPEDRGFQEVVRHGGGGISQAPDYWGNDYFDDTYYHNGKQQQYKGYCTDVFFEEAINFIDDNKDEPFLCYLSTNAPHGPRNCPIEYIDKYKDQPKLEDKFKRFYGMISNIDDNFKRLIDYLEENNLRENTILIFMTDNGTAGGNKVYSAGMKGAKGSQYEGGHRVPFYIQWPQGKLKGGQDIENLTAHYDVLPTLMEMCDVKYNFSKKIDGKSFRTLLYDSSATWSNRILYVDKQRESNLVKNKDYAVMDNRWRLVNGNELYDINEDLGQKINLYDKYPEVVGRLNEGYNRWWQSLESEGVDRRFAYIKVGTRFENPTALSAHDLLSPRKIGTYDQTHCVSCKPGSGIFKVSFEKSGRYRITLSRFPIESDLRINQTFPKKVQEKRIEKKWQASTKSDFEFAKLDFAQYHMKKKITSQDKLIYFELDVTKGNYDLSSVFEDKNRVIYPAYYTYIEKL, encoded by the coding sequence ATGAAAAGATTTCTATTAATATATCTAGTCTTTTGTTGTTTTTATTCAATGGGGAAGAAGAACAACAAAAGACCGAATGTAATCATTGTTATTACTGATGACCAAGGAAAAAATGATTTAGGTTGTGAGGGGAATTCATACATTCAGACTCCCAATCTAGATCGATTTTATGACAATGCTATTCGATTAGATAATTTTCATGTATCTACGACATGTGCCCCTTCAAGAGGGGCACTAATGACAGGTCGACACACCAATCGTCTTAATGTGTTCCATACTATAGGTGGAAGATCACTCCTATTTGAAGATGAAATAACAATGGGACAAGTATTTGCTTCGAATGGTTATACCACAGGGATGTTTGGAAAATGGCATCTTGGAGATAATTATCCTTTTAGGCCAGAGGATCGAGGCTTTCAAGAAGTGGTAAGACATGGTGGTGGTGGAATAAGTCAAGCTCCAGATTATTGGGGGAATGATTATTTTGATGATACTTATTATCATAATGGTAAGCAGCAGCAATATAAAGGTTATTGTACCGATGTGTTTTTTGAGGAAGCAATAAATTTTATTGATGATAATAAAGATGAACCATTCTTATGTTACTTATCGACAAATGCTCCTCATGGTCCTCGCAACTGTCCAATAGAATATATCGATAAATATAAAGATCAGCCTAAACTTGAAGATAAGTTTAAACGTTTTTATGGAATGATTTCAAATATTGATGACAATTTCAAACGCTTAATAGATTATCTCGAAGAAAATAATTTAAGAGAGAATACCATCCTTATTTTTATGACAGATAATGGGACTGCAGGTGGAAATAAAGTCTATTCTGCTGGAATGAAAGGAGCTAAAGGCAGTCAATATGAAGGTGGTCATAGAGTCCCCTTTTATATTCAATGGCCTCAAGGTAAATTAAAAGGAGGACAAGATATAGAAAATCTAACAGCACACTATGATGTTCTTCCAACCTTGATGGAAATGTGCGATGTTAAGTATAATTTTTCAAAAAAAATTGATGGGAAAAGTTTTAGGACACTTCTATATGACTCTAGTGCGACTTGGTCGAACCGAATTCTTTATGTGGATAAACAAAGGGAATCAAATTTGGTGAAAAACAAAGATTATGCTGTAATGGATAATCGATGGAGATTAGTGAATGGAAATGAACTTTATGATATTAATGAAGATTTAGGACAAAAGATAAACTTATATGATAAATACCCTGAGGTTGTTGGACGACTAAACGAAGGTTATAATCGTTGGTGGCAATCACTGGAATCGGAAGGTGTAGATCGAAGATTTGCATATATTAAGGTTGGAACTCGATTTGAAAACCCAACAGCTTTAAGTGCTCATGACTTACTCTCTCCAAGAAAAATAGGAACTTATGATCAAACCCACTGTGTTTCGTGTAAGCCAGGTTCTGGGATCTTTAAAGTTTCATTTGAGAAAAGTGGACGATATCGAATAACATTGTCTCGATTTCCTATTGAAAGCGATTTAAGAATAAATCAGACTTTCCCAAAGAAAGTACAAGAAAAAAGAATTGAAAAGAAATGGCAAGCTAGTACAAAATCAGATTTCGAATTTGCAAAACTAGATTTTGCTCAATATCACATGAAAAAGAAGATTACATCTCAAGATAAACTAATTTATTTTGAGCTAGATGTTACCAAAGGTAACTATGATCTCTCTTCTGTTTTTGAAGATAAGAATCGTGTTATTTATCCTGCTTATTACACTTATATTGAAAAACTATGA
- a CDS encoding sialate O-acetylesterase — MAKCFAYFIGFLLIPFSSIGKVWVPSIFSSGMILQRNENVKIWGKSSPRSLIVLRPSWTNETHTYSDDQGCWNIRVKTDNSRDVKHLSICDDSSKIEINNILFGEVWLCSGQSNMAWEIVHKFKSGHKVSCNDATKMTSSSKKHLISYFTVPKRSENKPIQGIDGEWIKATPKTTENCSAVAYSFAEKLSEQLNVPIGIVISAVGGSKIEAWLNKENNNKIGFNPKIRTNSVHYNSMIYPIKGYGIKGVIYYQGESNRHRPERYEVSFPMLIHQWRSDWNKELPFFYAQIAPYHYKDGHSYMIRDIQRRVAEKVSNTGVAILMDLGDENNVHPKTKRPVGHRLANIALHETYGKRLNVMSPIIKKVKAKGGKVEITFNKNIILKRSNEFMISGDNEHFYNANVYQKEDNKLIIDCENVKIPSIIRYAFKNWCIAELYGTDGLPVSSFEIKL, encoded by the coding sequence ATGGCAAAATGTTTTGCTTATTTTATTGGGTTTTTACTCATTCCGTTCTCTTCTATAGGAAAAGTGTGGGTCCCTAGTATTTTTTCTTCAGGAATGATATTGCAAAGAAATGAAAATGTTAAGATCTGGGGGAAGAGTTCTCCCAGATCATTGATTGTTCTAAGACCATCATGGACTAACGAAACTCATACGTATTCAGACGATCAAGGGTGTTGGAATATAAGAGTGAAAACAGATAATAGTAGAGATGTTAAACATCTTAGTATATGTGATGATAGTAGTAAAATAGAAATCAATAATATACTTTTTGGTGAAGTATGGCTTTGTAGTGGACAGTCAAATATGGCATGGGAAATTGTTCACAAGTTTAAAAGTGGTCATAAAGTATCTTGTAATGATGCAACAAAAATGACCTCTTCATCAAAAAAACATTTGATTAGTTATTTTACTGTTCCCAAAAGGTCGGAGAATAAGCCTATTCAAGGAATCGATGGTGAATGGATAAAAGCTACCCCTAAAACGACCGAGAATTGTAGTGCTGTCGCCTATAGTTTTGCTGAAAAGTTAAGTGAGCAGTTAAATGTTCCGATAGGAATCGTCATCTCAGCTGTTGGTGGGTCTAAAATAGAAGCATGGTTAAATAAGGAGAATAATAACAAAATAGGATTTAACCCGAAGATACGAACAAATAGTGTCCATTATAACTCGATGATATACCCTATAAAAGGGTATGGAATTAAAGGTGTAATATATTATCAGGGAGAATCTAATCGACATCGACCAGAAAGGTATGAAGTGTCATTTCCTATGCTAATCCACCAGTGGAGAAGTGACTGGAATAAAGAACTCCCTTTTTTTTATGCTCAGATTGCACCATATCATTATAAAGATGGTCATAGTTATATGATCCGCGATATACAGAGGAGAGTTGCTGAGAAAGTATCTAATACAGGAGTAGCAATATTAATGGATTTAGGAGATGAGAATAATGTCCACCCTAAAACAAAGAGACCTGTAGGACATCGGTTAGCTAATATTGCTTTACATGAAACATATGGAAAGAGATTGAATGTGATGTCCCCCATTATTAAAAAGGTGAAAGCTAAAGGTGGAAAAGTGGAAATCACATTTAATAAGAATATTATATTAAAAAGAAGCAATGAGTTTATGATCTCTGGCGATAATGAGCATTTTTATAATGCCAATGTATATCAGAAAGAGGATAATAAACTGATCATTGATTGTGAGAACGTAAAGATTCCTAGTATCATCAGGTATGCTTTCAAGAATTGGTGTATTGCGGAACTTTACGGGACAGATGGATTACCTGTTTCATCTTTTGAAATTAAGTTGTAG
- a CDS encoding sulfatase has product MKRISFLIIMVLFVSFSWAKKHSKKPNIIIIVADDLGYSDLSCYGSKDIKTPNIDRLANNGVRLIDFHTNGTVCSPTRSALLTGKYQQRTSVSEIVTVWDRDHGLDLEEITFAEQLKKAGYTTGICGKWHLGYKTMYNPINQGFDLFNGYVSGNIDYHGHQDYRGFMDWWTQDEIQNEEGYSTDLITKYALRFIDSNKDKPFLLYIPHEAPHGPFQGRKDMAFRKTGQKVPDKKRSYDTTRLIYKEMVEVMDEGIGKVMASLKKNNLEKNTIVFFFSDNGGAKYAKNAPLRGGKSSVYEGGHRVPCIVSWKGKLKQIELDQTLMTMDIYPTITNLAGIENDHFIDGQDIMGVLSDGEKLNQRDLFWEWRGKFAMRRGNYKLILYPNKNVVELYNLKEDIAEKNNIAVVKPELVAEMKLATVQWFKSVSNQ; this is encoded by the coding sequence ATGAAAAGAATATCATTTCTAATTATAATGGTGCTTTTTGTGTCATTTTCATGGGCAAAAAAACACTCGAAGAAACCTAATATTATCATTATTGTAGCTGATGATCTAGGCTACTCCGACTTGAGTTGTTATGGTAGTAAAGACATTAAAACACCAAATATTGATCGATTAGCAAACAATGGTGTACGTCTTATTGATTTCCATACAAATGGAACGGTTTGTAGTCCAACTAGGTCTGCTTTATTGACAGGGAAATACCAGCAAAGAACCTCTGTTTCTGAAATTGTAACAGTTTGGGATAGAGATCATGGCTTAGATCTAGAGGAAATAACTTTTGCAGAACAACTAAAGAAGGCTGGTTATACTACGGGTATATGTGGGAAATGGCATCTTGGATATAAAACAATGTATAATCCGATTAATCAAGGCTTCGATCTGTTTAATGGATATGTTAGTGGTAATATCGATTATCATGGACATCAGGATTACCGAGGTTTTATGGATTGGTGGACCCAAGATGAAATTCAAAATGAAGAAGGATATTCTACGGATCTCATTACAAAGTATGCATTAAGATTTATTGATAGTAATAAAGATAAACCTTTTCTTCTTTATATTCCTCATGAAGCACCTCATGGACCTTTTCAAGGACGAAAAGATATGGCTTTTAGAAAGACTGGACAAAAAGTTCCTGATAAGAAACGTTCTTATGATACAACTCGTCTTATTTATAAAGAGATGGTCGAGGTAATGGATGAAGGTATTGGAAAAGTAATGGCTTCTTTAAAGAAGAATAATCTAGAAAAAAATACAATTGTCTTCTTCTTTAGTGATAATGGTGGTGCTAAATATGCTAAAAATGCGCCACTAAGAGGTGGTAAAAGTTCTGTATACGAGGGAGGTCATCGTGTGCCGTGCATAGTGAGTTGGAAAGGAAAGCTTAAGCAGATTGAGTTGGATCAAACCTTAATGACGATGGACATATACCCTACGATAACAAATTTAGCTGGAATTGAGAATGATCATTTTATTGATGGACAAGACATAATGGGGGTTTTGTCAGATGGAGAAAAACTGAATCAACGGGATCTTTTTTGGGAGTGGAGAGGTAAATTTGCTATGAGAAGAGGTAATTATAAACTAATTCTATATCCCAATAAAAATGTTGTAGAGCTATATAATTTAAAAGAAGATATTGCTGAGAAAAATAATATTGCAGTAGTAAAACCTGAATTAGTAGCAGAAATGAAGTTAGCTACAGTTCAATGGTTTAAATCGGTGAGTAATCAATAA
- a CDS encoding alpha-L-fucosidase, translating to MKRIIIALVLISQSVSLWASDKSNKDQIVYNTSDESLHQYNCPEWFRDAKFGIFLHWGVASHMGVCGWYSKWMYWQDASMAKKIPDWADGTYDYHLKHHGHPSKVGFKDLCPLWKADRWEPNELVTLFKKAGAKYVVPLANHHDNFDNWDSSSQPWNSVNMGPKRDIIGDWGKAIRAQGLYFGVSSHAGRCWKHNQRAYASDQEGPMKGVPYDGNLTKEDGKGKWWEGYDPADLYCPKLKPGQKSPDTLFLKKWYLRTTELYDKYNVDLLYFDGLGYQLGETYRRVVAEFYNTSMKKNNGSCEAVVTIKRAKDRKAVVDDFEKGVAKDLRPYPWQTDTPLSTWYYSKNNTDIKKPAYVIVDMLIDIVSKNGNLLLNVAMKGDGSLDENQRQELIKIGKWLDINGEAIYSTRPWKIYGEGPTNAQEGHYKEFTKNDKGYLSEDIRFTTHDKNLYAIAMDVDEKGDYLIKSLGKSNEYLDGKIKKISLLGYNGKVKWKQTSSGLRIHTKEVPNSYALAFKITIE from the coding sequence TCACTGTGGGCATCAGACAAAAGCAATAAAGATCAAATTGTGTATAATACTTCAGATGAAAGTTTACACCAATACAATTGTCCTGAGTGGTTTCGTGATGCAAAATTTGGGATATTCCTTCATTGGGGAGTTGCATCTCATATGGGTGTCTGTGGTTGGTATAGTAAGTGGATGTATTGGCAAGATGCATCTATGGCTAAGAAAATACCCGACTGGGCAGATGGAACTTACGACTACCATCTAAAGCATCATGGGCATCCCAGTAAAGTTGGGTTTAAAGATTTATGTCCTTTATGGAAAGCTGATCGATGGGAGCCGAATGAACTGGTCACCTTATTTAAAAAAGCTGGGGCTAAATATGTGGTCCCACTAGCAAATCATCATGATAATTTTGATAATTGGGATTCTAGTTCTCAACCTTGGAATTCTGTAAATATGGGTCCAAAGCGTGATATAATTGGAGATTGGGGAAAAGCAATTAGAGCACAAGGATTATATTTTGGAGTTTCTTCTCATGCAGGACGTTGTTGGAAACATAATCAAAGAGCTTATGCTTCAGATCAAGAAGGACCAATGAAAGGAGTTCCTTATGATGGGAACCTTACAAAAGAAGATGGAAAAGGAAAATGGTGGGAAGGATATGATCCTGCCGATTTATATTGTCCAAAGCTTAAGCCTGGACAAAAATCTCCTGATACACTATTTCTTAAGAAATGGTATCTCCGAACAACTGAACTTTACGATAAATATAATGTAGATCTTTTATATTTTGATGGGTTAGGATATCAGTTAGGTGAAACTTATCGAAGAGTGGTGGCCGAATTCTATAATACAAGTATGAAGAAGAATAATGGCTCTTGTGAAGCAGTTGTGACCATAAAAAGGGCTAAAGATAGAAAGGCAGTTGTAGACGATTTTGAAAAGGGGGTTGCGAAAGATTTACGTCCATATCCATGGCAAACAGATACTCCATTAAGTACTTGGTATTACAGTAAAAACAACACAGATATAAAGAAACCAGCATATGTTATTGTCGATATGTTGATAGATATTGTAAGTAAAAATGGAAACTTATTATTGAATGTCGCAATGAAAGGTGATGGTTCTCTTGATGAGAATCAGCGACAAGAATTAATAAAGATTGGTAAATGGTTAGATATCAATGGTGAGGCAATCTATAGTACCAGGCCATGGAAGATCTATGGTGAAGGACCAACAAATGCTCAAGAAGGACATTATAAGGAGTTTACAAAGAATGATAAGGGGTATTTGTCTGAAGATATTCGATTCACAACTCACGATAAAAATTTGTATGCCATTGCTATGGATGTGGATGAGAAAGGGGATTATTTAATTAAATCCTTAGGAAAATCAAACGAGTATCTAGATGGAAAAATTAAAAAAATATCTCTTTTAGGATACAATGGTAAAGTGAAGTGGAAACAAACCTCTTCCGGACTTAGAATTCATACTAAAGAAGTTCCTAATTCATATGCTTTAGCATTTAAAATAACAATTGAATGA
- a CDS encoding PDZ domain-containing protein, which translates to MFQVKLKWRLLLCLILGITVLQAKDVHVSVNGNDKQDGSLTNPVQSIQRAIEIYRISEKSNYNRSYIWIHGGTYRISQPIELSIDDSGSKNAELVVKAVDGEKVTITSAQALDLKWKKSTGNIYKAKLRLEEDIDQLIVNGRMNHMARYPNFIESSVGQVNGKKRTEPFNGGASDAWSIQKSEEWKDPTGAYMHAMHRALWGDIHYEVIGTKSNGELEFIGGWQNNRVNSISAVHKSYRMIENIYEELDAPGEWYYDKKNSMIYLYPFHDIDLYKANIEAVLQTQELIRIVGEFEPYLTKMDIKGGNGIVFHAQMPTIKKPVHHIVFDGIRFTGTSRTFMDNKEPLLRSDWTICRSGAFYISGAEDIILQNCSFFQLGGNALFVDGYNRRVSVKSSYFHHNGATDINFVGSTQSVRNPLFQYGEKKVPFDNIDTSVGPKTPDYPEDCLVEDCLMTQCGRVEKQTAGVNIAMSSRITVRHNTIYRVPRAAINICDGCWGGHLIEWNKCFETVLETGDHGAFNSWGRDRFWHSASPNGAREKMDDGSLRIKKMIERWDDAPLWDAYQTNIIRNNFWMCDNGWDVDLDDGSTNYEIYNNLCLRGGLKTREGYHRNVHNNIIFNYYTCNVPYPSPTYDQFKSNIIVGDTYVSTFPTKWGGSLDYTLFHNPCFKEVVGATSIQDWTFQDKNSKVGDAQFVAPLDGDFRVKSNSPALMLGYKNFIMSGFGVVSLHLKELVPDVDIIMPSQYFDNVRRGDKNIKYKGAEFNSLDTGSEQTAYGSKSVSGAIITKISGASAIKRLGFQLDDVVLKLNKTDIVTAKDLQKKISKLKEGQEYTAVVLRGQEERTIKFKL; encoded by the coding sequence ATGTTCCAAGTAAAACTAAAATGGAGGCTATTACTGTGTCTTATATTAGGAATCACAGTTTTACAAGCTAAAGATGTGCACGTATCTGTGAATGGTAATGACAAGCAAGATGGATCTTTAACTAATCCTGTACAAAGCATCCAACGTGCTATTGAAATCTATCGAATATCAGAAAAATCCAATTATAATCGCTCATATATTTGGATTCATGGAGGAACCTATAGAATATCACAACCTATAGAATTATCTATAGATGATAGTGGCTCTAAAAATGCAGAATTGGTCGTAAAAGCAGTTGACGGTGAGAAGGTGACAATAACTTCAGCCCAGGCTCTTGACTTGAAATGGAAAAAAAGTACAGGAAATATTTACAAAGCAAAGTTAAGGCTAGAAGAGGACATTGATCAGTTGATTGTAAATGGTCGAATGAACCATATGGCTAGGTATCCTAATTTTATAGAATCAAGTGTCGGTCAAGTTAATGGTAAAAAACGTACTGAGCCTTTTAATGGTGGAGCTTCAGATGCTTGGAGTATTCAAAAAAGTGAAGAATGGAAAGATCCCACAGGAGCATATATGCATGCTATGCATCGAGCCTTATGGGGAGATATTCATTATGAAGTAATAGGAACGAAGAGCAATGGAGAGCTTGAGTTTATTGGTGGATGGCAAAATAATCGTGTTAATTCAATTTCTGCTGTTCATAAAAGTTATCGAATGATAGAAAATATATATGAAGAACTCGATGCTCCTGGAGAATGGTATTATGACAAAAAGAACTCAATGATATATCTATATCCTTTTCATGATATCGATTTATATAAGGCAAATATCGAGGCTGTACTTCAGACTCAAGAACTCATTAGAATTGTTGGAGAATTTGAGCCTTATTTAACAAAAATGGATATAAAAGGAGGTAATGGAATTGTTTTTCATGCTCAAATGCCAACTATAAAGAAGCCCGTTCATCATATTGTTTTTGATGGAATTAGATTTACGGGGACATCTAGAACTTTCATGGATAACAAAGAACCTTTGTTAAGATCTGATTGGACAATCTGTAGAAGTGGGGCTTTTTATATATCTGGAGCTGAGGATATAATACTGCAGAACTGTTCATTTTTCCAGCTGGGTGGAAATGCTTTATTTGTAGATGGTTACAATAGAAGAGTCTCTGTAAAAAGTTCTTATTTCCACCATAATGGTGCTACGGATATAAACTTTGTTGGTTCAACTCAGTCAGTTCGAAACCCTTTATTTCAATATGGAGAGAAGAAAGTGCCTTTTGATAACATTGATACGTCAGTGGGACCTAAAACACCTGATTATCCTGAGGATTGTTTGGTAGAAGATTGTTTAATGACACAATGTGGACGTGTGGAAAAGCAAACAGCCGGAGTAAATATTGCAATGAGTTCTAGAATCACTGTACGACACAATACTATATATCGAGTACCCAGGGCCGCAATTAATATATGTGATGGATGTTGGGGAGGTCACCTTATAGAATGGAATAAATGTTTTGAAACTGTATTAGAAACAGGTGATCATGGTGCATTTAATTCATGGGGACGTGACCGATTCTGGCATTCAGCTTCTCCGAATGGGGCTAGAGAAAAAATGGACGATGGTTCTTTACGTATAAAGAAAATGATTGAAAGATGGGACGATGCACCTCTGTGGGATGCATATCAAACAAATATTATACGTAACAACTTTTGGATGTGTGATAATGGTTGGGATGTCGATCTCGATGATGGTTCAACCAATTATGAGATCTATAACAATTTATGTCTTAGAGGTGGTCTGAAGACTCGTGAAGGATATCATAGAAATGTGCATAATAATATCATCTTTAATTATTATACATGTAATGTCCCTTATCCATCTCCTACTTATGATCAATTTAAATCAAATATTATTGTCGGAGATACTTATGTGTCAACATTCCCTACTAAATGGGGTGGCTCTCTTGACTACACCTTGTTTCATAATCCGTGTTTTAAAGAGGTTGTTGGTGCAACTTCTATTCAAGATTGGACATTTCAAGATAAGAATAGTAAAGTGGGAGATGCCCAATTTGTAGCTCCTCTAGATGGTGATTTTAGAGTGAAGAGTAATTCTCCAGCATTAATGCTTGGTTATAAGAATTTTATAATGAGTGGATTTGGGGTCGTTTCATTACATTTAAAAGAGCTAGTTCCAGATGTAGATATTATTATGCCATCTCAATATTTTGACAATGTAAGAAGGGGAGATAAGAACATAAAATACAAAGGTGCTGAGTTTAATTCTCTTGATACTGGCTCTGAACAAACAGCATATGGTTCAAAATCGGTATCTGGAGCTATTATTACTAAAATAAGTGGTGCTAGTGCTATTAAAAGATTAGGTTTTCAATTGGATGATGTCGTATTAAAACTTAATAAGACGGATATCGTAACAGCGAAAGATCTTCAAAAAAAAATATCAAAATTAAAAGAAGGTCAAGAGTATACTGCTGTAGTATTAAGAGGACAAGAAGAACGAACCATAAAATTTAAATTATAA
- a CDS encoding alpha/beta hydrolase, with protein MRKILLLTFYLIFIMLNGFAQKKGPDKKIAFKYTPQGKLSLHAFYPPTYDKNKSYPTVIFFFGGGWVKGGPAHFYGQAEHLSSLGLICYCAEYRTRTSHNTSPYECVKDAKSAVRYVRENAKELGVNPNLIATSGGSAGGHLAICCAMITNINDDNDDLRTSAVPNLCFAYNPILDTTEKGFGSDRMLGNDTILSPLHNVRSHLPPILIMTGTKDKCAKWENALDFRKEMRKNKNDLVLRPFFGQEHSFFNNQKRKNPKKGDIHYKFTLYESELFLWMHGFLSKEPTWEYNFFHKG; from the coding sequence ATGAGAAAAATACTACTTCTAACTTTTTATCTTATTTTCATAATGTTAAATGGCTTTGCTCAAAAGAAAGGCCCCGATAAGAAAATTGCATTTAAATATACTCCTCAGGGTAAATTGTCTCTGCATGCATTTTATCCCCCAACATATGATAAGAATAAAAGCTATCCTACTGTCATATTCTTCTTTGGGGGAGGGTGGGTTAAAGGTGGTCCTGCTCATTTTTATGGACAAGCAGAACATTTGAGTAGCCTTGGATTAATATGCTATTGTGCTGAATATCGAACACGAACAAGTCATAATACTTCTCCATACGAATGTGTTAAAGATGCAAAATCTGCAGTAAGATATGTTCGTGAAAATGCCAAAGAGCTTGGTGTGAATCCAAACCTTATTGCTACAAGTGGAGGATCAGCTGGAGGCCATTTAGCAATTTGTTGTGCTATGATAACAAATATTAATGACGATAATGATGATCTCCGTACAAGTGCTGTTCCAAACCTATGTTTTGCATATAATCCAATACTTGACACAACAGAAAAAGGTTTTGGGAGTGATCGTATGTTAGGAAATGATACGATTCTTTCCCCTCTTCATAATGTGCGTTCTCATCTTCCTCCGATTCTTATTATGACAGGAACAAAAGATAAATGTGCTAAATGGGAGAATGCTTTGGATTTTCGTAAGGAAATGAGAAAAAATAAAAATGATCTTGTGCTACGACCATTCTTTGGTCAAGAGCATAGCTTTTTTAATAACCAAAAAAGAAAAAATCCAAAGAAAGGAGATATACATTATAAGTTCACGCTATATGAGTCTGAGTTATTTCTGTGGATGCATGGCTTTTTATCTAAAGAACCTACTTGGGAGTATAATTTCTTCCATAAAGGTTAG
- a CDS encoding sialate O-acetylesterase has translation MKKLFYILMMAFMPLCLSAKVWIPKIFSSGMIMQRKDHVRLWGNALPNSKVVIASSWARTIELKTDNEGNWKTVIKTTDNRNNQTLTITDNESKVELNDILFGEVWLCGGQSNMAWKVIQPLKNNRKIECKNAKDMIVSSQKHQIHFFTVGKGASDVPRNDVTGEWIKATPETTADCSAVAYSFAEKLSEELQVPIGLVISAVGGSRIEAWINKENNQLVEIPKELLTSKKLNKKPYGLYNAMIYPIQGFGIKGVIYYQGESNRDDADRYSKLFPILIKQWRQNWNKELSFYYAQIAPYDYETGESYKIREVQKDVANTITKTGIAITLDVGEKKSIHPKNKRPVGNRLALLALKKNYNKHGIKAISPQIRKVKLVGRKIELTFDENIFLHGHDEFTISGSNHKFYQAEVKQLGPKKILVFSTEVEVPSIVRYAYSDWCTAQIFNSTGLPVSSFEYLINSDL, from the coding sequence ATGAAGAAACTCTTTTATATTTTGATGATGGCTTTTATGCCTTTATGCCTTAGTGCAAAGGTTTGGATTCCTAAAATTTTTTCTTCGGGAATGATTATGCAAAGAAAAGATCATGTTAGGTTATGGGGGAATGCTTTGCCAAATTCAAAAGTGGTTATTGCATCCTCTTGGGCAAGAACAATTGAATTGAAAACGGATAATGAAGGTAATTGGAAGACTGTAATCAAAACAACTGATAATCGAAATAATCAGACGCTAACCATCACTGACAATGAAAGTAAAGTTGAATTGAATGATATCTTATTTGGAGAAGTATGGTTATGTGGAGGACAGTCTAATATGGCTTGGAAAGTAATTCAACCACTTAAAAATAATCGTAAAATCGAATGTAAGAATGCCAAAGATATGATAGTTTCTTCGCAGAAACATCAAATACATTTCTTTACCGTAGGTAAGGGGGCATCAGATGTCCCACGCAATGATGTGACAGGAGAGTGGATAAAGGCAACTCCCGAAACAACTGCTGATTGTAGCGCTGTTGCTTATAGCTTCGCAGAGAAGTTAAGTGAAGAACTTCAAGTACCAATTGGATTAGTGATTTCGGCAGTAGGTGGATCTAGAATAGAAGCTTGGATTAATAAAGAAAACAATCAATTAGTTGAGATTCCAAAGGAACTTTTAACCTCAAAAAAATTGAATAAAAAACCATATGGATTGTATAATGCGATGATTTATCCGATTCAAGGTTTTGGTATTAAAGGTGTAATCTATTACCAGGGAGAGTCTAATAGAGATGACGCGGATCGATATAGCAAATTGTTCCCCATTCTAATAAAACAGTGGAGACAAAATTGGAATAAGGAATTATCGTTTTATTATGCCCAAATTGCTCCTTATGATTATGAAACAGGAGAAAGTTACAAAATTAGAGAAGTTCAAAAAGATGTTGCAAACACTATTACCAAAACAGGAATTGCAATTACATTAGATGTTGGAGAGAAAAAATCAATACATCCTAAGAATAAAAGGCCTGTTGGAAATAGACTTGCACTTCTTGCTTTGAAAAAAAATTATAATAAACATGGAATAAAGGCCATCTCTCCACAAATAAGAAAAGTCAAGTTAGTTGGACGAAAGATAGAACTGACTTTTGATGAAAATATCTTCTTACACGGGCATGATGAATTTACAATATCAGGAAGTAACCATAAATTTTATCAAGCTGAGGTAAAACAATTAGGGCCAAAGAAAATATTAGTATTCAGTACCGAAGTGGAGGTTCCTTCAATTGTTCGTTATGCGTATAGTGATTGGTGTACTGCTCAAATCTTTAATTCCACAGGACTTCCAGTATCTTCTTTTGAATATCTAATTAATAGTGACCTATGA